A single Thermogemmatispora onikobensis DNA region contains:
- a CDS encoding M55 family metallopeptidase codes for MRIVIFCDMEGVACIEHWEQVTAGHSLYEEARRLYTDEMNAAVRGARAAGATEITVVDCHGAGGAHNFKSFLPERLESGAQYVLGHPWARYIEAFERGCDAILFVGAHAMAGTPDGVLCHTVSSEAWYNAWINETRVGESGILSAIAGCWDVPAVFVSGDAATCREVTALLGPQVVTAEVKRGLSCFSAVHMAPRDACSLIEMGVARALSTRNWPKPYKPTTSPVTFKVELAGPERVSDFKGRQGVEIVGPRTVSSTAATFWQAWDQLWYRHA; via the coding sequence ATGCGGATCGTTATCTTTTGTGATATGGAAGGGGTGGCCTGCATTGAGCACTGGGAGCAGGTCACAGCGGGTCATTCGCTGTATGAGGAGGCGCGCAGACTCTACACTGACGAGATGAACGCAGCGGTGCGCGGGGCGCGTGCTGCCGGCGCCACCGAAATCACGGTTGTGGATTGCCACGGGGCTGGAGGCGCGCATAACTTCAAAAGCTTTCTCCCGGAGCGTCTGGAGTCTGGCGCGCAATATGTGCTGGGTCATCCCTGGGCGCGCTACATCGAAGCCTTCGAGCGCGGCTGTGACGCCATTCTCTTTGTCGGGGCCCATGCAATGGCTGGCACACCTGACGGAGTGCTCTGCCACACCGTTTCTTCCGAGGCCTGGTACAATGCCTGGATCAACGAGACGCGCGTTGGAGAGAGTGGCATTCTCTCTGCCATCGCTGGCTGCTGGGATGTGCCCGCCGTCTTTGTCTCCGGTGACGCAGCCACCTGCCGCGAGGTGACAGCCCTGCTCGGCCCCCAGGTAGTTACTGCCGAGGTTAAGCGTGGACTGAGCTGCTTCTCAGCTGTCCATATGGCGCCGCGCGATGCCTGCTCGCTGATCGAAATGGGGGTAGCGCGAGCGCTGAGCACACGCAACTGGCCCAAGCCCTACAAACCGACCACCAGTCCGGTCACCTTCAAGGTCGAGCTGGCCGGACCTGAACGGGTGAGTGACTTCAAGGGCCGTCAAGGCGTGGAGATTGTTGGACCGCGGACGGTGAGCTCGACAGCCGCAACCTTCTGGCAAGCCTGGGACCAGTTGTGGTATCGTCATGCTTAA